In Oncorhynchus nerka isolate Pitt River linkage group LG26, Oner_Uvic_2.0, whole genome shotgun sequence, one DNA window encodes the following:
- the trim35-12 gene encoding E3 ubiquitin-protein ligase TRIM35, translating into MALRPRASSQPGKPSFLQSPKVVMALRPRAVSSHSGSMLEDELTCSVCCEIFRDPVVLKCTHSFCRACLQQFWNQKKARRECPVCRRKCSLTEPTVSLALKNVADTFFREQRSQGEAGGGPDRGGVPVKSEAKCHAHGEVLKLFCQDDAEVLCCVCHTSKRHQGHCVIPLEEGAQELKEEMKKELIPLKKSLRGLYEAKQECDDTTVHIKSQTQQTENHIREAFEQLRQFLQNEEEARIAILQEEDEQKRHLVRKKTEGITADILTLSHAIIAIDNDIASSDALFLQNYRNTKKRAVIPQKGPEEISGAMINVAKHVSSLKYKVWEKMVGLVEYTPVTLDPNTAYSWLSLNKDLTSVTNSGHVQVLPDNPERFDHFVFVLGSEGFTTGCHAWEVEVGDKDDWMLGVVKESINRKGRISGCPEGGLWMISHCEGEYMAVTRPRTPLKLTGELKRVRVQLDYESGEVTFSNPVNMTSIYTFNDFFTERMFPFFCPGANINGNNPGPLKICPVKVAVWNSATW; encoded by the exons ATGGCGCTGCGCCCACGGGCTTCCTCCCAGCCTGGGAAACCTTCGTTCTTACAGAGCCCCAAGGTGGTCATGGCTCTGCGGCCCAGGGCCGTGTCCTCTCACTCGGGCTCCATGCTGGAGGATGAGCTAACCTGCTCTGTGTGCTGCGAGATCTTCAGGGACCCTGTGGTGCTCAAGTGCACCCACAGCTTCTGCCGGGCCTGCCTGCAGCAGTTCTGGAACCAGAAGAAGGCGAGGCGCGAGTGTCCAGTGTGCCGCAGGAAGTGTTCCCTGACGGAGCCCACAGTGAGCCTGGCTCTGAAGAACGTGGCCGATACCTTCTTCAGGGAGCAGAGGAGCCAGGGCGAGGCGGGTGGGGGGCCAGACAGAGGGGGCGTCCCAGTGAAGTCTGAGGCAAAGTGCCACGCACACGGGGAGGTGCTGAAGCTGTTCTGCCAGGACGATGCCGAggttctctgctgtgtgtgtcacACGTCCAAGAGGCACCAGGGCCACTGTGTGATCCCACTGGAGGAGGGGGCCCAGGAGCTCAAG gAAGAAATGAAGAAAGAATTGATCCCTCTGAAGAAGAGCCTCCGTGGCCTCTATGAAGCCAAGCAGGAGTGTGATGACACAACTGTGCACATCAAG AGCCAGACCCAGCAGACAGAGAATCACATCAGAGAGGCGTTTGAGCAGCTCAGGCAGTTCCTTCAGAATGAGGAGGAAGCCAGGATTGCTATTCTACAGGAGGAAGATGAGCAGAAGAGACATCTGGtgaggaagaagacagagggcaTCACGGCAGACATCCTCACCCTCTCTCATGCCATCATCGCTATTGATAATGACATAGCCTCCAGTGATGCTCTTTTCCTCCAG AACTACAGAAACACAAAGAAGAG agCTGTGATACCTCAGAAGGGTCCAGAGGAGATCTCCGGTGCTATGATCAACGTGGCGAAGCATGTCAGCTCCCTCAAGTACAAGGTCTGGGAGAAGATGGTGGGGCTGGTGGAGTACA CTCCTGTGACTCTGGATCCTAACACGGcctactcctggctctctctgaaCAAGGACCTGACCAGTGTGACCAACAGTGGTCATGTGCAGGTGCTCCCAGACAACCCAGAGCGTTTTGACCACTTCGTGTTCGTCCTGGGCTCTGAGGGCTTCACCACCGGTTGCCACGCctgggaggtagaggtgggggaCAAGGACGACTGGATGCTGGGTGTGGTCAAGGAGTCCATTAACAGGAAGGGCCGGATCTCAGGCTGCCCTGAGGGCGGCTTGTGGATGATCTCCCACTGCGAGGGTGAGTATATGGCCGTGACCCGGCCACGCACCCCTCTCAAACTGACAGGGGAGCTGAAGAGGGTCAGGGTGCAGCTGGACTACGAGTCTGGGGAGGTGACCTTCTCCAACCCTGTTAATATGACGTCTATCTACACCTTCAATGATTTCTTCACTGAGAGGATGTTCCCCTTCTTCTGCCCTGGAGCCAACATCAACGGCAACAACCCCGGCCCGCTGAAGATCTGCCCGGTCAAAGTGGCTGTGTGGAACAGCGCCACCTGGTGA
- the LOC135564865 gene encoding potassium channel subfamily T member 2-like, which translates to MKITEEDLWIRTYGRLYQKLCSSTGDIPIGIYRTEAQKLPVSESQVSITVEDYEDTREPREPLLSRRGPHRNSTSSEPPSSSSHSSDHPLLRRKSMQWARRLSRKGGRGPSGSKGVTGSAAERISQQRLTLFRRSERQELNSLVRTRMKHLGLSATGFNGMTDQGNRLSYILINPSPDTRLELHDVVYLIRPDPLSLLPNQGGTRKVSNSRSEGHRFDTQNSTHL; encoded by the exons ATGAAAATCACTGAGGAGGACCTGTGGATCCGCACCTATGGTCGACTCTACCAGAAACTGTGCTCCTCCACTGGTGACATCCCCATCGGCATCTACCGCACTGAAGCCCAAAAGTTACCAGTCTCTGAG tcccaggTGTCCATCACAGTGGAGGACTACGAGGACACCAGAGAGCCCAGAGAGCCCCTGCTGTCCCGGAGGGGTCCCCACCGCAACTCCACCTCTTCCGagcccccctcctcttcctcccactcCTCGGACCACCCCCTCCTCCGGCGGAAGAGCATGCAGTGGGCCAGAAGGCTGAGCAGGAAGGGGGGTCGGGGGCCCAGCGGGTCGAAGGGGGTCACAGGAAGCGCTGCAGAGAGGATCAGCCAGCAGAGACTGACCCTGTTCAGACGCTCTGAGAGACAGGAGCTCAACTCTCTGGTCCGCACACGCATGAAACACCTGGGCCTCTCAGCCACAGGATTCA ATGGGATGACGGACCAGGGCAACAGGTTGTCTTACATCCTCATCAACCCCTCTCCTGACACCAGGCTGGAGCTGCACGATGTGGT GTACTTGATCAGACCAGACCCTCTGTCTCTGTTGCCTAACCAGGGGGGCACTAGGAAGGTCAGCAACAGCCGCTCCGAGGGCCACAGGTTCGACACACAGAACAGCACCCATTTGTGA
- the LOC115104345 gene encoding E3 ubiquitin-protein ligase TRIM35-like, which translates to MALRPRASSQPGKPSFLQSPKVVMALRPRAVSSHSGSMLEDELTCSVCCEIFRDPVVLKCTHSFCRACLQQFWNQKKARRECPVCRRKCSLTEPTVSLALKNVADTFFREQRSQGEAGGGPDRGGVPVKSEAKCHTHGEVLKLFCQDDAEVLCCVCHTSKRHQGHCVIPLEEGAQELKEEIKKELILMKKSLRGLYEAKQECDDTTVHIKSQTQQTENHIREEFEQLRQFLQNEEEARIAILQEEDEQKRHLVRKKTEGITADILTLSHAIIAIDNDIASSDALFLQNYRNTKKRAVIPQKGPEEISGAMINVAKHVSSLKYKVWEKMVGLVEYTPVTLDPNTAYSWLSLNKDLTSVTNSGHVQVLPDNPERFDHFVFVLGSEGFTTGCHAWEVEVGDKDDWMLGVVKESINRKGRISGCPEGGLWMISHCEGEYMAVTRPRTPLKLTGELKRVRVQLDYESGEVTFSNPVNMMSIYTFNDFFTERMFPFFCPGANINGNNPGPLKICPVKVAVWNSATW; encoded by the exons ATGGCGCTGCGCCCACGGGCTTCCTCCCAGCCTGGGAAACCTTCGTTCTTACAGAGCCCCAAGGTGGTCATGGCTCTGCGGCCCAGGGCCGTGTCCTCTCACTCGGGCTCCATGCTGGAGGATGAGCTAACCTGCTCTGTGTGCTGCGAGATCTTCAGGGACCCTGTGGTGCTCAAGTGCACCCACAGCTTTTGCCGGGCCTGCCTGCAGCAGTTCTGGAACCAGAAGAAGGCGAGGCGCGAGTGTCCCGTGTGCCGCAGGAAGTGTTCCCTGACGGAGCCCACAGTGAGCCTGGCTCTGAAGAACGTGGCCGATACCTTCTTCAGGGAGCAGAGGAGCCAGGGCGAGGCGGGTGGGGGGCCAGACAGAGGGGGCGTCCCAGTGAAGTCTGAGGCGAAGTGCCACACACACGGGGAGGTGCTGAAGCTGTTCTGCCAGGACGATGCCGAggttctctgctgtgtgtgtcacACGTCCAAGAGGCACCAGGGCCACTGTGTGATCCCACTGGAGGAGGGGGCACAGGAGCTCAAG GAAGAAATAAAGAAAGAATTGATCCTTATGAAGAAGAGCCTCCGTGGCCTCTATGAAGCAAAGCAGGAGTGTGATGACACAACTGTGCACATCAAG AGCCAGACCCAGCAGACAGAGAATCACATCAGAGAGGAGTTTGAGCAGCTCAGGCAGTTCCTTCAGAATGAGGAGGAAGCCAGGATAGCTATTCTACAGGAGGAAGATGAGCAGAAGAGACATCTGGtgaggaagaagacagagggcaTCACGGCAGACATCCTCACCCTCTCTCATGCCATCATCGCTATTGATAATGACATAGCCTCCAGTGATGCTCTTTTCCTCCAG AACTACAGAAACACAAAGAAGAG agCTGTGATACCTCAGAAGGGTCCAGAGGAGATCTCCGGTGCTATGATCAACGTGGCGAAGCATGTCAGCTCCCTCAAGTACAAGGTCTGGGAGAAGATGGTGGGGCTGGTGGAGTACA CTCCTGTGACTCTGGATCCTAACACGGcctactcctggctctctctgaaCAAGGACCTGACCAGTGTGACCAACAGTGGTCATGTGCAGGTGCTCCCAGACAACCCAGAGCGTTTTGACCACTTCGTGTTCGTCCTGGGCTCTGAGGGCTTCACCACCGGTTGCCACGCctgggaggtagaggtgggggaCAAGGACGACTGGATGCTGGGTGTGGTCAAGGAGTCCATTAACAGGAAGGGCCGGATCTCAGGCTGCCCTGAGGGCGGCTTGTGGATGATCTCCCACTGCGAGGGTGAGTATATGGCCGTGACCCGGCCACGCACCCCTCTCAAACTGACAGGGGAGCTGAAGAGGGTCAGGGTGCAGCTGGACTACGAGTCTGGGGAGGTGACCTTCTCCAACCCTGTTAATATGATGTCCATCTACACCTTCAATGATTTCTTCACTGAGAGGATGTTCCCCTTCTTCTGCCCTGGAGCCAACATCAACGGCAACAACCCCGGCCCGCTGAAGATCTGCCCGGTCAAAGTGGCTGTGTGGAACAGCGCCACCTGGTGA